Proteins from a genomic interval of Longimicrobium sp.:
- a CDS encoding DUF1624 domain-containing protein, giving the protein MQTTRASAPPPADPPHAPAATPKKRVDAVDVLRGLVMVLMLLDHTREFVHRDAPLFDAANLDRTTVALFFTRWVTHFCAPIFVLLAGTGVALQLRRGKSKAEISRFLVSRGFWLVVLEFTLVRFGIAFDLDYGAFPGMLQVIWAIGVSMIVLAAFVHLPVVATGAVGVAIIALHNLADPIVVQGWGGPGTPGPDALGTLWMVLHQPGFILLFGAPALVAYPLVPWLGVMLAGYALGGVYGWEPERRQRFLARLGVAMIVQFVLLRATNVYGNPAPFAVQKDAAFTVLSFLNTNKYPPSLLFVLMTLGPALLALAWLERVPRGRVGRVLVIFGRVPLFFYVLQWFVAHAMGLGLSLAAGRPTAHLFGFPGGTPPQPGAGFGLGATYLAWAAGVALLYPLCRWFAAVKQRRTEWWFSYL; this is encoded by the coding sequence ATGCAGACCACCCGCGCTTCGGCGCCGCCCCCCGCCGATCCCCCGCACGCACCCGCCGCCACGCCGAAGAAGCGGGTGGACGCGGTAGACGTGCTGCGCGGACTGGTGATGGTGCTGATGCTGCTGGACCACACGCGCGAGTTCGTGCACCGCGACGCGCCGCTGTTCGACGCCGCGAACCTGGACCGCACCACCGTCGCGCTCTTTTTCACCCGCTGGGTGACCCACTTCTGCGCGCCCATCTTCGTGCTGCTGGCGGGGACGGGCGTGGCGCTGCAGCTGCGCCGCGGAAAGTCGAAGGCGGAGATCTCCCGCTTCCTGGTCTCGCGCGGCTTCTGGCTGGTGGTGCTGGAGTTCACCCTCGTGCGCTTCGGGATCGCGTTCGACCTGGACTACGGCGCGTTCCCGGGGATGCTGCAGGTGATCTGGGCGATCGGCGTTTCGATGATCGTGCTCGCCGCGTTCGTCCACCTGCCGGTAGTGGCGACGGGCGCGGTGGGCGTGGCGATCATCGCGCTGCACAACCTGGCGGATCCCATCGTGGTGCAGGGGTGGGGCGGTCCGGGCACGCCAGGCCCCGATGCCCTCGGCACGCTGTGGATGGTGCTTCACCAGCCCGGCTTCATCCTGCTGTTCGGCGCGCCGGCGCTGGTGGCGTATCCCCTGGTTCCCTGGCTGGGTGTGATGCTGGCGGGCTACGCGCTCGGTGGCGTGTACGGGTGGGAGCCGGAGCGGCGCCAGCGCTTCCTGGCGCGGCTGGGCGTGGCGATGATCGTGCAATTCGTGCTGCTGCGCGCCACCAATGTGTACGGCAATCCCGCTCCGTTCGCGGTGCAGAAGGACGCGGCGTTCACCGTCCTGTCGTTCCTGAACACGAACAAGTACCCGCCGTCGCTCCTGTTCGTGCTGATGACGCTGGGGCCGGCGCTGCTCGCGCTGGCGTGGCTGGAGCGCGTGCCCCGCGGCCGCGTGGGGCGGGTGCTGGTGATCTTCGGCCGCGTTCCGCTCTTCTTCTACGTGCTGCAGTGGTTCGTGGCGCACGCCATGGGGCTGGGGCTGTCGCTGGCGGCCGGCAGGCCCACGGCCCACCTGTTCGGGTTTCCGGGCGGCACCCCGCCGCAGCCCGGCGCCGGGTTCGGCCTGGGCGCAACCTACCTGGCCTGGGCCGCCGGCGTGGCGCTCCTCTACCCGCTCTGCCGCTGGTTCGCGGCGGTCAAGCAGCGCCGGACGGAGTGGTGGTTCAGCTACCTGTGA
- a CDS encoding alpha/beta hydrolase, whose product MFRTILISAAAAVLLTLGEANAQVVNLWPGVAPGSESWTHQEKVYEDTPVGTVIQNVVTPTLTAFLPDSSNATGTGVIIAPGGAFIALTVSLEGADLARWLQQRGIAAFVLKYRTVEQKGEGIPQMDMDTAGRYGIADGIQALRVVRRHAAEWGISPDRVGMIGFSAGAMVTSGALLQPDSAARPSFAAMVYGGPLGVIPAIPARLPPTFLAWAQDDRVSRGRVVRFHDALLAAGIQPEVHVFATGGHGFGTRKQGTSSDHWVDVFYFWLQAQGLTTRATAAGGS is encoded by the coding sequence ATGTTCAGGACGATCTTGATCAGCGCAGCGGCGGCGGTTCTCCTCACGCTCGGTGAGGCGAACGCGCAGGTGGTGAACCTCTGGCCCGGCGTGGCGCCCGGCTCCGAGAGCTGGACGCACCAGGAGAAGGTGTACGAGGATACGCCGGTCGGCACGGTGATCCAGAACGTGGTGACGCCCACCCTGACGGCGTTCCTTCCGGACTCGTCCAACGCGACCGGGACGGGGGTGATCATCGCCCCCGGCGGAGCGTTCATCGCGCTGACCGTCAGCCTGGAGGGCGCCGACCTGGCGCGCTGGCTTCAGCAGCGGGGGATCGCCGCGTTCGTGCTCAAGTACCGCACGGTGGAGCAGAAGGGCGAGGGCATTCCGCAGATGGACATGGACACCGCGGGACGGTACGGCATCGCGGATGGGATCCAGGCCCTGCGCGTGGTGCGGCGGCACGCGGCGGAGTGGGGGATTTCTCCCGACCGCGTGGGGATGATCGGCTTTTCCGCCGGGGCCATGGTCACCAGCGGGGCGCTGCTGCAGCCGGACAGCGCGGCGCGCCCCAGCTTCGCGGCGATGGTCTACGGGGGACCGCTGGGCGTGATTCCCGCGATCCCGGCCCGGCTGCCACCCACCTTCCTGGCGTGGGCCCAGGACGACCGCGTGTCGCGGGGGCGGGTGGTCCGCTTTCACGATGCCCTTCTCGCCGCGGGCATCCAGCCCGAGGTGCACGTCTTTGCCACCGGCGGCCACGGCTTCGGCACGCGCAAGCAGGGGACGAGCAGCGACCACTGGGTAGACGTGTTCTACTTCTGGCTGCAAGCGCAGGGACTTACGACCCGCGCGACGGCAGCGGGCGGATCGTAG
- a CDS encoding DinB family protein yields MDASTPNRTPPMIPRPDASEHPPYFSRYVGLVPDGDVLLTLRSQLAGTLAWMRGMDEGDGGYRYLPGKWSIRQVLGHVIDTERVMAYRALHFARGDAAPLPSMDQDQFVAGADSDARTIADLGEEFEHVRLATIALFRPLSAEALARRGLASDAECSVRALAWIIAGHELHHGAILRERYLPGLVSASGAGAHA; encoded by the coding sequence ATGGATGCAAGCACCCCCAATCGCACGCCGCCCATGATTCCGCGCCCCGATGCATCCGAGCATCCCCCGTACTTCAGCCGCTACGTCGGGCTCGTCCCCGACGGCGACGTGCTGCTCACGCTGCGATCCCAGCTGGCCGGCACGCTGGCGTGGATGCGGGGCATGGATGAGGGGGATGGTGGATATCGTTATCTTCCCGGGAAGTGGAGCATCCGCCAGGTGCTGGGGCACGTGATCGACACGGAGCGGGTGATGGCGTATCGCGCGCTCCACTTTGCCCGGGGCGACGCGGCGCCGCTGCCCTCCATGGACCAGGACCAGTTCGTGGCGGGCGCCGACTCCGACGCCCGCACGATCGCGGACTTGGGCGAAGAGTTCGAGCATGTGCGCCTCGCCACGATCGCGCTCTTCCGCCCGTTGTCAGCCGAAGCGCTCGCCCGCCGCGGCCTCGCCAGCGACGCGGAATGCTCGGTGCGCGCACTGGCGTGGATCATCGCCGGGCACGAGCTTCACCATGGCGCCATCCTCCGTGAGCGGTACCTTCCCGGACTCGTCAGCGCGTCCGGAGCGGGCGCACATGCGTAG
- a CDS encoding ATP-binding protein — MYGSTHPWVPRASAPGRVSALHEAEMLDMPAEECLDRLTRLAAGLLETPAALVNLLDDEREFCKSAFCSAGKYAAGQSSPLERSFCLHAVVSRRPVVIPDARLDPRVSRHPAVIRGEIGSYLGIPLITRDGHAIGSLCVLDAVAREWTARDVALLSDLASSAASEIDLRRELLKRSRYEAALELERACLEQLFTSAPDGLVLLDPHDRVLRVNPEFTRMFGYSEEEVVGRTINSLIVPDGSQGDATDLTSRVAAGQRVAAEVTRRRKDGTPVSVSVLGAPIEVERGQVGVYGIYRDIGARKEIERLKEQIPAIVCHELRTPLTALRGSLGLLAGGLMTARPERGREMLDMAVRNTERLLRLVADLLDMERLNAGHVSVEARWYPADELIAQALEVVRPAAEAAGVWLIAHSAKTRVWCDPDRIVQVLINLVANAVKFSPAGATVWLGVEEAGPEVVFSIRDQGRGIPAEKLSAIFEPFEQVEMMDSREKGGTGLGLAICRRIADLHRGRIWVDSAPGVGSTFFLGLPAPGDGRAERTGAERPAPVPASRV; from the coding sequence ATGTACGGCAGCACTCACCCATGGGTCCCCCGCGCCTCCGCGCCGGGCCGCGTGTCGGCCCTGCACGAGGCGGAGATGCTGGACATGCCGGCCGAGGAGTGCCTGGACCGGCTCACCCGGCTGGCGGCCGGCCTGCTGGAAACGCCCGCCGCCCTGGTGAACCTGCTGGACGACGAACGCGAGTTCTGCAAGAGCGCGTTCTGCAGCGCCGGGAAGTACGCCGCCGGCCAGAGCAGCCCGCTGGAGCGCTCCTTCTGCCTTCACGCGGTGGTCTCCAGGCGCCCCGTGGTCATCCCCGACGCGCGGCTCGATCCGCGGGTGAGCAGGCACCCCGCCGTCATCCGTGGGGAGATCGGGTCGTATCTGGGGATTCCGCTGATCACGCGCGACGGCCACGCCATCGGCAGCCTGTGCGTGCTGGATGCGGTGGCGCGCGAGTGGACGGCGCGCGACGTGGCGCTGCTCTCGGACCTGGCGAGCTCCGCCGCGAGCGAGATCGACCTTCGCCGGGAGCTCCTCAAGCGCAGCCGCTACGAGGCCGCGCTGGAGCTGGAGCGCGCGTGCCTGGAACAGCTCTTCACCAGTGCCCCCGACGGGCTGGTGCTGCTGGACCCGCACGACCGGGTGCTGCGCGTGAACCCCGAGTTCACGCGGATGTTCGGCTACTCGGAAGAAGAGGTGGTGGGCAGGACCATCAACTCGCTGATCGTTCCTGACGGAAGCCAGGGCGACGCCACCGATCTCACGAGCCGGGTCGCGGCGGGCCAGCGGGTGGCGGCCGAGGTCACCCGGCGCCGCAAGGACGGCACGCCGGTCAGCGTGTCCGTCCTGGGCGCGCCCATCGAGGTGGAACGCGGGCAGGTGGGGGTCTACGGCATCTACCGCGACATCGGCGCGCGGAAGGAGATCGAGCGGCTCAAGGAGCAGATCCCCGCCATCGTCTGCCACGAGCTGCGCACCCCGCTCACCGCCCTGCGCGGGTCGCTGGGGCTGCTGGCCGGCGGGCTCATGACCGCACGCCCCGAGCGCGGCCGGGAAATGCTCGACATGGCGGTGCGCAACACCGAGCGGCTGCTCCGGCTGGTGGCCGACCTGCTGGACATGGAACGCCTGAACGCGGGCCACGTGTCGGTGGAGGCGCGCTGGTACCCGGCCGACGAGCTGATCGCGCAGGCGCTGGAGGTGGTGCGGCCCGCGGCTGAGGCGGCCGGCGTGTGGCTGATCGCCCACTCGGCGAAGACGCGGGTCTGGTGCGACCCCGACCGCATCGTGCAGGTGCTGATCAACCTGGTGGCCAACGCGGTGAAGTTCTCGCCCGCCGGCGCCACCGTATGGCTGGGGGTGGAAGAGGCGGGGCCGGAGGTGGTCTTCTCCATCCGCGACCAGGGACGCGGCATCCCGGCCGAGAAGCTGTCGGCCATCTTCGAGCCGTTCGAGCAGGTGGAGATGATGGACAGCCGCGAGAAGGGCGGCACCGGGCTGGGGCTCGCCATCTGCAGGCGCATCGCCGACCTGCACCGGGGGCGCATCTGGGTGGATAGCGCGCCGGGGGTGGGCAGCACCTTCTTCCTGGGGCTCCCCGCGCCGGGGGACGGGCGCGCCGAGCGCACCGGCGCCGAGCGTCCGGCGCCGGTCCCTGCGTCACGGGTCTGA